The DNA sequence CCAGATAGGCCGCCTGCTGGAAACTGGGGGTTGTCAGGGATATCCGCAGCATCATCGCTACTTCAAGCATCGGACCCCGTCGTTCAACGGGTCTTGAACAGGAAGCCCTCGATCCCCGGGTACCAGGCTTTCAAGGCGTTCCGCATCGTGGTGGTCCATCGCCAGGAATGGCCTCGCTCCGCCGCGATGGCCTTCCAAAAGTACCGCATGGCCTTGCGATCACGTGACCTTTCGGCGAGCTGCCAGCCATGGAGCAGCAGGTTCATGCGCTTCCTGTGGATCGCTTCCCGGTACTCTCCGTCCGTCATGTCGTCGAGCAGTTCCAGCAACCTGGCGTGCACTTCGGTCTTGAAGATGTCGCTCTTCATGGAATACACGCCACCGGCGTGGACATGGCGGACCGCGGTGCTTTCGGGCAGGTAGACCAAATGGCCTGCGCGTGTGATGTGCGTGAAGAGGATTGTATCACCCACCGGCGCGGTGATCATCTGTGGCGGCATTGTCCTTATCGTTTCCCGCAGGAACACCACCGTACACGTGGCGATATTCTGGCCCAGCACCACATCCTTCCGGGTCACAGGCGCCATTGGGACCCGCTTCTGAAGCCCATCGAGATATGGGGTCCGAACGCCATCCTCCTCGTTCCAAGCATTGGTGAAGCAACCCACCGCCAGCGGATCGGCCTCGATGGCATCCACCTGTTTCTGGAGCTTGTCCGGATCGGTCCAGTGATCGTCGCCCTCGCACAGTGCGATGTACCTGCCACGTGCCTCGGCCAACAACGCGAGCAGGTTCGCCCTGCCGGTGGGCCTGCCGTCGATCATCATCACATCCTTGCGGCTTCGAAGGAACAGCCTGATCCGTTCCGGGTGGGCTTCCGCGTATCGCCGGCAGATCTCCCTGGTACCATCCGTGCTCTCATCCTCACCCAGGAGCACCTCCACCGCGAAGGTGGTCCTCTGCATCAGGAT is a window from the Flavobacteriales bacterium genome containing:
- a CDS encoding glycosyltransferase — translated: MEERNVNQGAIAPLVSVVVPTYQHAAFIGPCLDGILMQRTTFAVEVLLGEDESTDGTREICRRYAEAHPERIRLFLRSRKDVMMIDGRPTGRANLLALLAEARGRYIALCEGDDHWTDPDKLQKQVDAIEADPLAVGCFTNAWNEEDGVRTPYLDGLQKRVPMAPVTRKDVVLGQNIATCTVVFLRETIRTMPPQMITAPVGDTILFTHITRAGHLVYLPESTAVRHVHAGGVYSMKSDIFKTEVHARLLELLDDMTDGEYREAIHRKRMNLLLHGWQLAERSRDRKAMRYFWKAIAAERGHSWRWTTTMRNALKAWYPGIEGFLFKTR